A genome region from Macaca nemestrina isolate mMacNem1 chromosome 20, mMacNem.hap1, whole genome shotgun sequence includes the following:
- the LOC139360300 gene encoding olfactory receptor 10H5, with protein MLGLNHTSTSEFILVGFSAFPDLQLMLFLLFLLMYLFTLLGNLLIMATVWSQRSLHTPMYLFLCALSVSEILYTVAIIPRMLADLLSAQRSIAFLACASQMFFSFSFGFTHSFLLTVMGYDRYVAICRPLRYNVLMSPRGGACLVGCSWAGGSVMGLVVTTAIFHLTFCGPSEIHHFFCHVPPLLKLACGDDVLVVAKGVGLVCITALLGCFLLILLSYAFIVAAILKIPSAEGRNKAFSTCASHVTVVVVHYGFASVIYLKPKGPQSLEGDTLMGITYTVLTPFLSPIIFSLRNKELKVAMVAMKKTFFATLFPQNC; from the coding sequence ATGCTGGGGCTAAACCACACCTCCACGTCTGAATTCATCCTCGTGGGCTTCTCCGCCTTCCCCGACCTCCAGCTGATGCTCTTCCTGCTGTTCCTGCTGATGTACCTGTTCACGCTGCTGGGCAACCTGCTCATCATGGCCACCGTCTGGAGCCAGCGCAGCCTCCACACGCCCATGTACCTCTTCCTGTGCGCCCTCTCCGTCTCCGAGATCCTCTACACCGTGGCCATCATCCCGCGAATGCTGGCCGACCTGCTGTCCGCGCAGCGCTCCATCGCCTTCCTGGCCTGTGCCAGTCAGATGTTCTTCTCCTTCAGCTTCGGCTTCACCCACTCCTTCCTGCTCACCGTCATGGGCTACGACCGCTACGTGGCCATCTGCCGCCCCCTGCGCTACAACGTGCTCATGAGCCCGCGGGGCGGCGCCTGCCTGGTGGGCTGCTCCTGGGCTGGTGGCTCAGTCATGGGGctggtggtgaccacggccattTTCCACCTCACCTTCTGTGGACCCAGTGAGATCCACCATTTCTTCTGCCACGTACCACCTCTGTTGAAGTTGGCCTGTGGAGACGATGTGCTGGTGGTGGCCAAAGGCGTGGGCTTGGTGTGTATCACGGCCCTGCTGGGCTGttttctcctcatcctcctctcctATGCCTTCATCGTGGCCGCCATCTTGAAGATCCCTTCTGCTGAAGGCCGGAACAAGGCCTTCTCCACCTGTGCCTCTCACGTCACTGTGGTGGTCGTGCACTATGGCTTTGCCTCTGTCATTTACCTGAAGCCCAAAGGTCCCCAGTCTCTGGAAGGTGACACCTTGATGGGCATCACCTACACGGTCCTCACGCCGTTCCTCAGCCCCATCATCTTCAGCCTCAGGAACAAGGAGCTGAAGGTTGCCATGGTCGCCATGAAGAAGACCTTCTTCGCCACACTCTTTCCACAGAATTGCTGA